The Vulcanimicrobium alpinum sequence GGCAGCGCTCTGCACGAGCGCAACGCACGCGATCAGTGCGGCAGCGCGCAGCACGCAGCGCATCAGTACGCCACCAGGTACTGCGTGTTGAGCGTGTGCTTCGTCCACGGGACGTGCTGAACCACGTCTTCCACGGTGAGCCGCGAGTTGCGCGTCATCCGATACCCGAGCGTGCCGACGAAATCGCGCGCGATGCCGTTCACCGGATCGTTCGTCCCTTCGTAGCGCGCGACCGCGAAGACGCGCCGGTTCAATTCGTACCGCAGCTGTGTAAAACCGCCGCTCGACGAGCCCGGCGTTCCGCCACCGTCGATGCTGCCGTCATGCCCGGTCTGGAGCACCGTCTCGCTCGTCCAGCGCGCGTCGCCCGCCACGATCCCGAACCCTTGGCGCCAGAAGCGGTTGGTGCCGAGCCCGTCGGGACGCCGGCCGTCGTATCGGTACAGCGAAAGCGTGAGCGGCCCGAACGTCTGTGCAGCCGACGCCATCGTATCCGCGCCGACCGTCGCGAGCCCACTCTGCTTGTCGTGGCCCTGCAGCACCGCAGCCTGCACCTGCAGCCCCGCGTCGTTGCGTCCCGCACGCAGCAGCACGCCGCTCTTGGGATCGAAGAAGTTGAACGGATTGCTCCCGACGACTTGATCGAAGACGGCATAATGCTGCGACGTCTCGCGAAACGTCTCCGGTTCGACCGGGACCGGGAGCGTGAATGCGCCGGCCTGCAGATACACGGGTACCCGGGCGCCCTCACCGCTCAGCCGCTGCGCGATCCACGCGTCGCGAGTTGCCCCGGGGCGTCCGCCGTCGACGAGATACTGCTCGACGAAGTAATTCGTGCGGCTCGATGGGGTCCCGGCCAAAAACACTTCCACCTCATCGACGGTCGCCTTCGGCAGCCCCGAGGGATCCGGCTCGCTGGTATAGGCCAGATTGATCTTGGTCGCCAGCGGAAAGACGCGGTTCCGGGTCGCTCCCGGAAGCTGGTACCCGTGCTCGAGGAACGCCTCGCCGAAGTCGTTCAGCCGGGGCACGACGGTGTGACATTTTTGGCACGCCAGCCCATATTCGTGCGCAAAATACGGTATCGCCGAGGCCGGGGAAGCCGCTGCTATAGGCAAAACCGATAGTGTCGCGCAAACCCGCATGGTTATCGCATTCCATCGCATGAGGTTTTCCAACTTAGGAAATCCTAATATAGGTCCTGCCTATAGCGCGAGATTTGCCGAAAAAAGTGCGGTCCGGGGGCGTCGAGGTCGGCGCGGCGGATGGTGCGAACGGCCGCTCGTGGTCTCCCTCCGATTCCTCGGCACCGGCGGCGCGCGGTGGGTCGTTGCCAAGCAGATCCGGTCCTCGGCCGGCTTCTGGCTGCGCACCGGCACGACGAACGTCCACGTCGATCCGGGGCCGGGCGCGCTGGTCCGGGCGCTCGCCCTCGTCCCGCCGTGCGACCCCGCGACGCTCGACGCGATCGTGCTCTCGCACAAGCATCTGGATCACGCCGGCGACGTCAACGCGATGATCGAGGCGATGTGCCAGGGCGGCTGGCGGCCGCGCGGCGCGCTGTGCGCTCCGCGCGACGCCCTCGACCGCGATGAGGAGCCCGTGGTGTTCCCGTACGCGCGGCGTTTCGTGCCGGCCGAGTTCGTCGTCGCCGAGCACAGCGGGCCGTTTGCGATCGGCGACGTCGAACTGCGCGCGTCGATGCGGTTGAAGCATCCGGTCGAAGCGTACGGGCTGCACTTTCGCACGCCGGAGGCGAGGGTGTCGTATCTTCCGTGCACGCGCTACTTCGACGCGATCGCCGACGACTTTCGCGCGCACGCGCCCGACGTGCTCGTGCTCAA is a genomic window containing:
- a CDS encoding MBL fold metallo-hydrolase yields the protein MVSLRFLGTGGARWVVAKQIRSSAGFWLRTGTTNVHVDPGPGALVRALALVPPCDPATLDAIVLSHKHLDHAGDVNAMIEAMCQGGWRPRGALCAPRDALDRDEEPVVFPYARRFVPAEFVVAEHSGPFAIGDVELRASMRLKHPVEAYGLHFRTPEARVSYLPCTRYFDAIADDFRAHAPDVLVLNVLRYRDTMDVDHLTFDDARTLIDAIRPGAAIMSHFGTRMLERDPKRLAYEIEDATGVKTFAAYDGWTYDAA